One Nitrospirota bacterium genomic region harbors:
- a CDS encoding P-II family nitrogen regulator has product MKLVEAIIKPFKLDEVKDALLEIGVQGMTVTEVKGFGRQKGHKETYRGTEYTIEFVPKVKIEVAVTDSQVPRVIETITRTAKTGSIGDGKIFVRDLNAAVRIRTGETGESAL; this is encoded by the coding sequence ATGAAACTCGTCGAGGCGATCATCAAGCCGTTCAAATTGGATGAGGTCAAGGACGCCCTGTTGGAGATCGGCGTCCAGGGCATGACCGTGACCGAAGTCAAGGGATTCGGCCGGCAGAAGGGGCACAAGGAGACCTATCGGGGCACCGAGTACACGATCGAGTTTGTGCCGAAGGTCAAGATAGAGGTGGCGGTGACGGACAGCCAGGTTCCCCGCGTGATCGAGACCATCACGCGCACGGCCAAGACGGGCAGCATCGGGGACGGCAAGATCTTCGTGCGGGATCTGAATGCGGCGGTCCGGATCCGCACCGGTGAAACGGGGGAAAGCGCGCTGTGA
- the glnD gene encoding [protein-PII] uridylyltransferase: MTVTADNRSAVGLLGEGRSAATLLAEQRRAIHQRLLDGASGAEVMAALTELVDGLIIGRYRNAVRSGDEEAQAAGTQQCCLVALGGYGRRELAPHSDIDVMLLYRPDAAQAASGLAKDVLHHLWDLGFQVGHSVRTIQDCVELAADDLTIRTSMMEARFLAGSPQLFQAFHRRYFRQVVGRGTDRFIEQKLEERRREYEKFGETVYLLEPNVKKSKGGLRDLHVLQWAGMARYQAATLQDLADRGILSRRDYQALVEAREFLWRVRALMHVHAGMAQEILTFDEQVRLAEQFGFKDRPHLLAVEQFMQRYYRHTMGLHETSVRFVDRCRRVPVWQRLAGLLPSRRIDGHFQASGRRLTVPMDQRSRVLDSPELLLRLFELAGSRRLAIDTELLEEIHRHVDSVSIEAFRAPEVSRVFCKILAGPGAVAETLAAMHRAHLLEKLIPVFATVRGLMQFNQYHKYTVDEHSLLAVAKAEDLAGDQGVLGEVYREIQRKDLLHLAILLHDLGKGREEDHSEVGKAIAEEAAVRLGFDEQETRTLIFLVHRHLLMAHTAFRRDPYDEKVLLTFARAVATPEVLRKLLVLTAADIAAVGPGVLTKWKESLLIELYLRTLPEVSGERDAAVGLERMKRLAGEVAREAGPAGAGPMDLAWIESQMAQFPQRYVHGTLPRRMAAHLAAVRRLQPDEVLVEDHFDEGLGACEYTVVTFDSLVPGIFSKIAGVMAAKGLQVLDARIVTRKDGVVVDTFQVSDADYTGAPPPSRRADIARMIVAVLKGEERVEDLVANSSRLPATRRLPANRQPTEVQVDNETSDRFTILDVFADDRQGLLYVITHAIFELGLSVHAARISTRLDQVADVFYVTDLDGRKVEDHGRLETVRVTIKDRIDRFLGEPAGSQERNSWAMSSQ, translated from the coding sequence GTGACCGTGACGGCCGACAACCGGTCCGCGGTGGGCCTTCTGGGCGAGGGCCGCTCCGCCGCGACCCTGCTCGCCGAGCAGCGGCGGGCGATCCACCAGCGGCTGCTGGACGGGGCCTCGGGGGCCGAGGTGATGGCGGCCCTCACCGAGCTGGTGGACGGGTTGATCATCGGCCGCTACCGCAACGCGGTCCGGAGCGGGGACGAGGAGGCGCAGGCCGCGGGAACCCAACAGTGCTGCCTCGTGGCCCTGGGCGGCTACGGCCGTCGTGAGCTGGCGCCCCACTCCGACATCGACGTGATGCTCCTCTATCGTCCGGATGCCGCCCAGGCCGCCTCCGGCTTGGCCAAGGACGTGCTGCATCACCTGTGGGACCTCGGGTTCCAAGTCGGTCACAGCGTGCGCACCATCCAGGATTGCGTGGAGCTGGCAGCTGACGACTTGACGATCCGCACATCCATGATGGAGGCGCGGTTCCTCGCCGGCAGCCCCCAGTTGTTCCAGGCGTTTCACCGCCGGTACTTTCGCCAGGTGGTCGGGAGGGGAACGGACCGGTTCATCGAGCAGAAGCTGGAGGAGCGCCGTCGCGAGTACGAGAAGTTCGGAGAGACGGTCTACCTTCTGGAGCCCAACGTGAAGAAGAGCAAGGGCGGCTTGCGGGACCTGCACGTGCTCCAGTGGGCGGGGATGGCCCGCTACCAGGCCGCCACGCTCCAGGATCTGGCCGACCGGGGCATCCTCTCCCGCCGAGACTATCAGGCCCTCGTGGAGGCCCGCGAGTTCCTGTGGCGCGTTCGGGCCCTCATGCACGTCCATGCCGGCATGGCGCAGGAGATCCTCACGTTCGACGAGCAGGTCCGGCTGGCCGAGCAGTTCGGCTTCAAAGACCGGCCGCACCTCCTGGCGGTCGAGCAGTTCATGCAGCGGTACTACCGGCACACGATGGGCCTCCACGAGACCTCCGTCCGGTTCGTGGACCGCTGCCGCCGCGTGCCGGTCTGGCAGAGGCTGGCCGGCCTGTTGCCGTCCAGGAGGATCGACGGCCACTTCCAGGCGTCCGGTCGGCGGCTGACGGTGCCGATGGACCAGCGAAGCCGGGTCCTGGACAGTCCGGAGCTGCTCCTGCGTCTGTTCGAGCTGGCCGGGTCCCGGCGTCTGGCGATCGACACCGAGCTGCTCGAGGAGATCCATCGGCACGTGGACAGCGTCTCGATCGAGGCCTTCCGGGCTCCGGAGGTGAGCCGGGTCTTCTGCAAGATCCTTGCGGGACCCGGCGCGGTGGCCGAGACGCTCGCCGCCATGCACCGGGCGCACTTGTTGGAGAAGCTCATCCCGGTCTTCGCTACGGTGCGGGGGCTGATGCAGTTCAACCAGTACCACAAGTACACGGTGGACGAGCACAGCCTGCTCGCGGTGGCCAAGGCCGAGGATCTGGCGGGGGACCAGGGCGTGCTCGGCGAAGTGTACCGGGAGATCCAGCGCAAGGACCTTCTGCACCTGGCGATCTTGTTGCACGACCTGGGAAAGGGTCGGGAGGAGGACCACAGTGAAGTCGGGAAGGCCATCGCCGAGGAGGCAGCGGTCCGGCTGGGGTTCGACGAGCAGGAGACGAGGACCCTGATCTTCCTGGTGCATCGGCACCTGCTCATGGCCCACACGGCCTTCCGGCGAGACCCCTACGACGAGAAGGTTCTCCTGACGTTCGCCCGGGCGGTTGCGACGCCGGAGGTGCTCCGCAAACTGCTCGTCCTGACCGCGGCGGACATCGCGGCGGTGGGGCCTGGCGTCCTGACCAAGTGGAAGGAGTCTCTTTTGATCGAGCTCTACCTGCGGACGCTGCCGGAGGTATCCGGCGAACGGGATGCGGCGGTCGGGCTCGAGCGGATGAAGCGGCTGGCCGGGGAGGTGGCGCGCGAAGCCGGGCCGGCGGGGGCCGGTCCGATGGACCTGGCCTGGATCGAGTCCCAGATGGCCCAGTTCCCGCAGCGATACGTGCACGGAACCTTGCCCAGGCGGATGGCCGCGCATCTGGCGGCGGTGAGACGCCTGCAGCCGGACGAGGTCTTGGTCGAGGATCACTTCGACGAAGGGCTGGGAGCCTGCGAATATACGGTGGTGACGTTCGACAGCCTGGTGCCGGGCATTTTCTCGAAGATCGCGGGCGTCATGGCCGCCAAGGGGCTCCAGGTCCTCGATGCGCGGATCGTCACGCGGAAGGACGGGGTCGTCGTGGACACGTTCCAGGTGAGCGACGCGGACTACACCGGGGCCCCTCCGCCTTCGCGGCGGGCCGACATTGCCCGGATGATCGTGGCGGTCCTCAAGGGCGAGGAGCGGGTGGAGGACCTGGTGGCCAACAGCAGCCGGCTTCCTGCGACCAGGCGACTGCCGGCCAACCGCCAGCCGACGGAGGTCCAGGTGGACAACGAGACCTCGGACCGGTTCACGATCCTGGACGTGTTCGCAGACGACCGGCAGGGCTTGCTGTACGTGATCACCCATGCGATCTTCGAACTGGGGCTGTCGGTGCACGCCGCGCGGATCTCCACGCGGCTGGATCAGGTCGCCGACGTGTTCTACGTGACGGATCTCGACGGGCGGAAGGTCGAAGATCACGGACGCCTGGAGACCGTCCGCGTGACGATCAAGGACAGGATCGATCGCTTCCTGGGCGAGCCGGCTGGTTCCCAGGAGCGCAACTCATGGGCCATGTCATCTCAATGA
- the aroB gene encoding 3-dehydroquinate synthase translates to MTAKPRCVTVSLAERSYDILIKAGLLEETGARLRALGLSGKVAVVTDRTVARLYAPDVVRSLKRAGYETRTVVVPAGERAKTLRWVSSVLDGLVRGKFERQSVLLALGGGVVGDLAGFAAAIFVRGIPFVQAPTTLVSQVDSSVGGKTGVNHPLGKNLIGAFHQPRLVLIDPATLRTLPAREWVAGLAEVIKYGVIEDETFFAYLERHMEGLLKVEEEPVAHVITRSCQIKAAVVAEDERESGRRRVLNYGHTIGHALESLGRYRNLIHGEAVAIGMVQEADLARHLGLCDEAVVARLRELVRAAGLPDALPPVTFAELWDAMQHDKKVAQGLVHCVLPERVGAVRIAPLERTAVKDWFRQRTHRSRRRKPL, encoded by the coding sequence GTGACTGCGAAACCCCGTTGCGTGACGGTCTCCCTGGCCGAACGCAGCTACGACATCCTGATCAAGGCCGGCTTGTTGGAAGAGACCGGCGCGCGGCTGCGGGCGCTCGGGCTCTCCGGGAAGGTGGCGGTCGTGACGGACCGGACCGTCGCCCGGCTGTACGCCCCGGATGTCGTCCGCTCCCTGAAGAGGGCCGGCTACGAGACCCGCACGGTCGTGGTGCCGGCCGGCGAACGGGCCAAGACCCTCCGCTGGGTGTCCTCGGTCCTGGACGGACTCGTCAGGGGGAAATTCGAGCGCCAATCCGTCCTGCTGGCCTTGGGGGGGGGAGTCGTCGGAGACCTGGCGGGGTTCGCCGCCGCGATCTTCGTCCGCGGCATTCCCTTCGTTCAAGCCCCGACCACGCTGGTGTCCCAGGTGGACTCCAGCGTCGGCGGGAAGACCGGGGTGAACCACCCGCTGGGGAAAAACCTGATCGGGGCCTTCCACCAGCCGCGGCTCGTCCTCATTGATCCGGCGACGCTCCGTACCCTGCCGGCCCGCGAATGGGTGGCCGGGCTGGCCGAGGTGATCAAGTACGGGGTCATCGAGGATGAGACGTTCTTCGCCTACCTGGAGCGGCACATGGAGGGCCTGTTGAAGGTGGAGGAGGAGCCGGTGGCGCACGTGATCACCCGCTCCTGTCAGATCAAGGCGGCGGTCGTGGCGGAGGACGAGCGGGAGTCCGGCCGACGGCGCGTCCTCAATTACGGCCATACCATCGGCCACGCGCTGGAGTCCCTGGGGCGGTATCGGAACCTGATCCACGGCGAAGCGGTCGCGATCGGCATGGTGCAGGAAGCGGACCTGGCCCGGCACCTGGGCCTGTGCGACGAGGCCGTGGTGGCCCGCCTGCGGGAGCTGGTGCGGGCCGCCGGGCTGCCGGACGCGCTGCCGCCCGTGACCTTTGCCGAGCTGTGGGACGCGATGCAGCACGACAAGAAGGTCGCCCAGGGCCTCGTCCACTGCGTCCTGCCCGAGCGGGTCGGCGCGGTCCGGATCGCGCCGTTGGAACGCACTGCGGTCAAGGACTGGTTCCGGCAGCGCACGCATCGCAGCCGGAGGCGGAAGCCATTATGA
- a CDS encoding GAF and ANTAR domain-containing protein: MISKRTPSPQQLEQALREKTREVDVLHRISESISGTLDLEAVLKHIVEVVVEVTKADACLLYLLSESREELILRASKNPHPRLIGRITIGLGEGITGWVARERTRVVIPSNANDDPRFKFFHNLPEDRYQAFVSVPIMAKNEVVGVINVQHKRPRRYRPDELALLSTIANQVGGAIENARLYAEMKRKAVQVDTLSQVSETVASNRLLQDILQLIVTVTAQMLNSKICSIMLLDPESDELRIMATQSLSEQYRRKPNLKVGQSISGRAVQERRPIIVPDVTKERDYMYPEIARKEGLCSLVSVPMLIRDRAVGVINSYTSVPHTFTAEEIKVLQAVANQAAIAIENAKLVEKSFEMQEALEVRKLVERAKGCLMQAKGISEEDAFRLMQRQSMDTRKSMREIAEAVILAIGIERQVDRKRA; encoded by the coding sequence ATGATTTCCAAGCGGACGCCCTCACCCCAACAGCTCGAGCAGGCCCTGCGGGAGAAGACCCGCGAGGTGGACGTGCTGCACCGGATCAGCGAGTCCATCAGCGGGACGCTCGACCTGGAAGCGGTGCTCAAGCACATCGTCGAGGTGGTGGTGGAGGTCACCAAGGCCGACGCCTGCCTGCTCTACCTGCTCTCCGAGAGCCGGGAGGAGCTGATCCTGCGCGCGTCCAAGAATCCCCATCCCCGGCTGATCGGGCGGATCACGATCGGGCTGGGAGAGGGGATCACCGGCTGGGTGGCGCGCGAGCGCACGCGGGTCGTGATCCCCAGCAACGCCAACGACGATCCCCGGTTCAAGTTCTTCCACAACCTGCCCGAGGACCGGTACCAGGCCTTCGTCTCGGTGCCGATCATGGCGAAGAACGAGGTCGTGGGCGTGATCAACGTGCAGCACAAGCGCCCCCGCCGGTATCGGCCCGACGAGCTGGCCCTACTCTCGACGATCGCGAACCAGGTGGGCGGCGCCATCGAAAACGCCAGGCTCTACGCCGAGATGAAGCGCAAGGCCGTGCAGGTGGACACGCTCTCGCAGGTCTCGGAGACCGTGGCCTCGAACCGGCTGCTGCAGGACATCCTGCAACTGATCGTGACGGTGACCGCGCAGATGCTGAACTCCAAGATCTGCTCGATTATGCTGCTGGACCCGGAGAGCGACGAGCTGCGCATCATGGCCACGCAGAGCCTGAGCGAGCAATACCGCCGCAAGCCGAACCTGAAGGTCGGGCAGAGCATCAGCGGCCGGGCCGTGCAGGAGCGCCGTCCCATCATCGTGCCGGACGTCACCAAGGAGCGGGACTACATGTACCCGGAGATCGCCCGCAAGGAGGGGCTCTGCTCGCTGGTGTCGGTCCCGATGCTCATCCGTGACCGGGCGGTCGGGGTCATCAACAGTTACACTTCCGTGCCCCACACCTTCACCGCCGAGGAGATCAAGGTCCTGCAGGCCGTGGCCAACCAGGCGGCCATCGCGATCGAGAACGCCAAGCTCGTGGAGAAGTCCTTCGAGATGCAGGAGGCCCTCGAGGTCAGGAAGCTGGTGGAGCGGGCCAAGGGCTGCCTCATGCAAGCCAAGGGCATCTCGGAAGAAGACGCCTTCCGCCTGATGCAGCGCCAGAGCATGGACACCAGGAAATCCATGCGCGAGATCGCCGAAGCCGTGATCCTGGCGATCGGCATCGAACGGCAGGTCGACCGAAAAAGGGCTTGA
- the glnA gene encoding type I glutamate--ammonia ligase, whose protein sequence is MNPRDVLELAKKHKVQVVDLKFVDLLGTWQHFSLPVEEMSEDLFKDGSGFDGSSIRGWKAIHNSDMLAVPDPATACLDPFAAVPTLSLVCTVVDPITREPYDRDPRHIAQQAERYLKSTKLGDVSYWGPEAEFFIFDQARYDQTSHSGSYAIDSDEAVWNAGKEGPNLGNKIRHKEGYFPVAPVDTQQDLRSEMILEMQKAGIPIEKHHHEVATAGQAEIDLRFDSLVKMADKMLLYKYIVKNVARRYGKTVTFMPKPIFGDNGSGMHTHQSIWKEGKPLFAGKEYAGVSQTCLYYIGGILKHAPALAAFTNPTTNSYKRLTPGFEAPVLLAYSSRNRSAGIRIPMYSPSPKAKRIEVRFPDPACNPYLAFAAMLMAGLDGIENKLDPGEPMDKDLYDLEPKEAARIPTMPGSLDEALRHLEKDHQFLLKGGVFSEELLEAWIGYKRGREIDQLRLRPHPYEFMLYYDV, encoded by the coding sequence ATGAATCCCCGGGACGTGTTGGAGTTGGCCAAGAAGCACAAGGTGCAGGTCGTGGACCTGAAGTTCGTGGACCTGCTGGGCACCTGGCAGCACTTTTCGCTGCCGGTCGAGGAGATGAGCGAAGACCTGTTCAAGGACGGGTCCGGGTTCGACGGCTCCTCGATCCGGGGCTGGAAGGCGATCCACAACAGCGACATGCTGGCGGTGCCGGACCCGGCCACCGCCTGTCTGGATCCCTTCGCCGCGGTGCCCACGCTCAGCCTGGTCTGCACGGTGGTGGACCCGATCACGCGGGAGCCCTACGACCGGGACCCGCGGCACATCGCGCAGCAGGCCGAGCGGTACCTGAAGAGCACGAAGCTCGGCGACGTTTCCTACTGGGGGCCGGAGGCGGAGTTTTTCATCTTCGACCAGGCCCGGTACGACCAGACCAGCCACAGCGGCTCCTACGCCATCGATTCGGACGAGGCGGTCTGGAACGCGGGCAAGGAGGGGCCGAACCTGGGGAACAAGATCCGCCACAAGGAGGGCTACTTCCCGGTGGCGCCGGTGGACACCCAGCAGGACCTCCGCAGCGAGATGATCCTGGAGATGCAGAAGGCGGGCATCCCGATCGAGAAGCACCACCACGAGGTGGCCACGGCGGGCCAGGCCGAGATCGACCTGCGGTTCGACTCGCTGGTGAAGATGGCCGACAAGATGCTGCTGTACAAGTACATCGTCAAGAACGTGGCGCGGCGGTACGGCAAGACCGTGACGTTCATGCCGAAGCCGATCTTCGGCGACAACGGCTCCGGCATGCACACGCACCAGAGCATCTGGAAGGAAGGCAAGCCGCTGTTCGCCGGCAAGGAGTATGCGGGGGTCTCCCAGACCTGCCTCTATTACATCGGGGGGATTCTCAAGCACGCCCCGGCCCTGGCCGCGTTCACGAACCCGACGACGAACTCCTACAAGCGGCTGACGCCGGGGTTCGAGGCGCCGGTGCTGCTGGCCTATTCGAGCCGCAACCGGTCGGCCGGCATCCGGATTCCGATGTACTCGCCGAGCCCCAAGGCCAAGCGGATCGAGGTGCGGTTTCCCGATCCGGCCTGCAACCCCTACTTGGCCTTCGCGGCCATGCTCATGGCGGGGCTGGACGGGATCGAGAACAAGCTGGATCCGGGCGAGCCGATGGACAAGGACCTCTACGATCTGGAGCCGAAGGAGGCGGCCCGGATTCCGACCATGCCGGGGAGCCTGGACGAGGCGCTCCGGCACCTGGAGAAGGACCATCAGTTCCTGCTCAAGGGCGGGGTGTTCTCCGAGGAGCTGCTCGAGGCCTGGATCGGCTACAAGCGGGGCCGGGAGATTGACCAGCTCCGGCTGCGGCCGCATCCGTACGAGTTCATGCTGTACTACGACGTGTAA
- a CDS encoding NAD+ synthase: protein MRTFRIAMVQMNPTVGDLSGNVRRIADWLREARKARADLVAFPELAITGYPPEDLLLKPRFLEDTRRALEEVVARCRDTSAVVGYVAEGAMAEPKPGHPMVVPAGRHELYNAAAVIADRRLVATYCKMFLPNYGVFDESRYFHQGRRVPLIVLNGTVLGVNICEDIWFPEGPTRMQAAAGAEVIVNINASPFHVGKSRFREQMLATRARENGVIVTYTNTVGGQDELVFDGNSLILDQTGEVVLRGKAFEEDLLVADLNVSAVARTSLHGRRKWPAGRAAASIERIVVSDAPAARPRPGLVPHSEAPISPLEEVYEALVLGVRDYVRKNGFKQVVIGLSGGVDSALTAVVAVDALGPAHVLGAFMPSPYTSRESREDVAELVRRLGIEQCTIPITGTFRSYLRTLAGVFAQRKPDATEENIQARIRGNILMAISNKFGHLVLTTGNKSEMSVGYATLYGDMAGGFAVIKDVPKTMVYDLARLRNRAASQPVIPKRILDRAPSAELKPNQRDEDTLPPYAILDPILKAYVEEDRSPEEIVAMGFDRGTVTRVIAMVDRSEYKRRQAPIGIKITHRAFGKDRRMPITNGYRNV from the coding sequence GTGCGCACGTTCCGCATCGCCATGGTCCAGATGAACCCCACCGTGGGGGACCTGAGCGGCAACGTCCGCCGGATTGCGGATTGGCTGCGGGAGGCCAGGAAGGCGAGGGCGGATCTCGTCGCGTTCCCCGAGCTGGCCATCACCGGCTATCCGCCGGAGGACCTCCTGCTCAAGCCCAGGTTTCTGGAGGATACGAGACGGGCGCTGGAGGAAGTGGTGGCCAGGTGCCGCGACACGTCCGCCGTCGTCGGTTACGTGGCCGAGGGTGCCATGGCGGAGCCCAAGCCGGGCCATCCCATGGTCGTGCCGGCAGGCCGGCACGAGCTGTACAATGCGGCGGCCGTCATCGCCGATCGGCGGCTGGTCGCCACCTATTGCAAGATGTTCCTGCCCAACTACGGAGTGTTCGACGAAAGCCGGTATTTTCACCAGGGCCGCAGGGTACCGCTCATCGTTCTGAACGGGACCGTGCTGGGCGTGAACATCTGCGAGGACATCTGGTTTCCGGAGGGGCCGACCAGGATGCAGGCCGCGGCCGGGGCCGAGGTGATCGTGAACATCAACGCCTCGCCCTTCCACGTGGGTAAGAGCCGGTTCCGCGAGCAGATGCTGGCGACCAGGGCGCGCGAGAACGGCGTGATCGTGACCTATACCAACACGGTGGGCGGGCAGGACGAGTTGGTCTTCGACGGGAACAGCCTGATCCTAGACCAGACCGGCGAGGTAGTCTTGCGCGGCAAGGCGTTTGAAGAGGACCTGCTGGTGGCCGACCTGAACGTGTCGGCCGTGGCCAGAACCAGCCTGCACGGAAGGAGAAAATGGCCGGCCGGAAGGGCCGCCGCGTCCATCGAGCGGATCGTCGTCTCCGACGCTCCCGCGGCCAGGCCGCGCCCCGGGCTCGTGCCCCACAGTGAAGCCCCGATAAGTCCGTTGGAAGAGGTCTACGAGGCGCTCGTGCTGGGCGTGCGGGACTATGTCCGGAAGAACGGATTCAAGCAGGTCGTCATCGGGTTGAGCGGCGGGGTGGACTCGGCCCTGACCGCCGTGGTCGCGGTGGATGCCCTGGGGCCGGCCCATGTTCTGGGGGCCTTCATGCCTTCGCCCTACACGTCGCGCGAGAGCCGGGAGGACGTGGCGGAGCTGGTTCGCCGCCTGGGGATCGAGCAGTGCACGATCCCGATCACGGGCACGTTCCGGTCCTACCTCCGCACGTTGGCCGGGGTGTTTGCCCAGCGGAAGCCGGATGCGACGGAAGAAAACATCCAGGCGCGCATCAGGGGCAACATCCTGATGGCCATCTCCAACAAGTTCGGACACTTGGTCCTGACGACCGGGAACAAGAGCGAGATGAGCGTGGGCTATGCGACGCTGTACGGAGACATGGCCGGCGGCTTCGCCGTGATCAAGGACGTGCCCAAGACGATGGTGTACGATCTGGCGCGGTTGCGGAACCGGGCCGCCTCCCAGCCGGTCATTCCCAAACGGATTCTGGATCGGGCTCCGTCGGCGGAGCTCAAGCCGAACCAGCGGGACGAGGATACGCTGCCGCCCTATGCGATCCTCGATCCGATCCTGAAGGCGTACGTGGAGGAGGACCGGTCGCCGGAAGAGATCGTCGCGATGGGGTTCGACCGGGGCACGGTGACGCGCGTGATCGCCATGGTGGATCGCAGCGAGTACAAGCGGCGACAGGCGCCGATCGGAATCAAGATCACCCACCGGGCCTTCGGCAAAGATCGGCGGATGCCGATCACGAACGGTTATCGGAACGTCTGA
- a CDS encoding ammonium transporter, translating to MTPTRRKGRGSRTGWAWAALCLAVTAGEAWAEQGTPAPPASGINSGDTAWMLAASALVLAMVAPGLALFYGGLVRSKNVLGTIMQTFVILCLVSVIWALFGYSLAFGPDKGGVVGSLDWAGLAGVGAAPHPAYAPTVPHGLFMVFQLLFAAFTPALIAGAFAERVRFSALLLFTVLWSIFIYSPLAHWLWGGGWLGKMGAVDFAGGAVVHTSSGAAALACALVVGKRRGWRTDYMPPHNLPLVMLGTGILWFGWFGFNGGSARGANAAAVGAVVSTHLAAAAAVLSWMTVEWMHRGKPTVLGAATGAVAGMASSTAGAGFIGPLAALLIGGTAGILCYYAIVWKGRIGYDDALDVVGIHGAAGIVGILAAGLFASKAVNPAGVDGLFFGNSALFGIQALTVFAVVAFAFIGTFVLLKLVDGVIGLRVPPEQESTGLDLSQHNERAYS from the coding sequence GTGACGCCAACGAGACGCAAAGGACGCGGGAGTCGGACTGGATGGGCGTGGGCGGCCCTGTGCCTAGCCGTGACGGCGGGGGAGGCCTGGGCGGAGCAGGGCACGCCGGCTCCGCCGGCTTCCGGGATCAACAGCGGCGACACGGCCTGGATGCTGGCCGCCTCGGCGCTCGTCCTCGCCATGGTTGCGCCCGGGTTGGCCCTGTTCTACGGAGGGCTGGTGCGGAGCAAGAACGTGCTCGGCACGATCATGCAGACCTTCGTCATCCTCTGCCTGGTCAGCGTCATCTGGGCCCTGTTCGGCTACAGCCTCGCGTTCGGGCCGGACAAGGGCGGGGTGGTCGGCAGCCTCGACTGGGCGGGGCTGGCCGGGGTCGGGGCCGCCCCCCATCCGGCCTATGCGCCCACGGTGCCCCACGGGCTCTTCATGGTTTTTCAGTTGCTGTTCGCCGCCTTCACTCCGGCCCTGATCGCCGGCGCCTTCGCCGAGCGGGTCCGATTCAGCGCCCTGCTGTTGTTCACGGTCCTCTGGTCGATCTTCATCTACAGCCCGCTCGCGCACTGGCTCTGGGGCGGGGGGTGGCTGGGCAAGATGGGGGCCGTGGACTTCGCCGGCGGAGCCGTCGTGCACACGAGCTCGGGCGCCGCGGCCCTGGCCTGCGCCCTGGTCGTGGGCAAGCGTCGGGGCTGGCGGACGGACTACATGCCTCCTCACAACCTGCCCCTGGTGATGCTGGGCACGGGGATCCTGTGGTTCGGTTGGTTCGGCTTCAACGGGGGGAGCGCGCGAGGCGCCAACGCGGCGGCGGTCGGTGCGGTGGTCTCGACCCATCTGGCGGCGGCGGCCGCGGTCCTGAGCTGGATGACCGTGGAATGGATGCACCGGGGCAAGCCCACGGTGCTGGGAGCCGCGACCGGGGCGGTGGCGGGAATGGCCAGCTCCACCGCCGGCGCCGGTTTCATCGGTCCCCTGGCCGCCCTGCTGATCGGCGGGACGGCCGGAATCCTGTGTTACTACGCCATTGTTTGGAAAGGGAGGATCGGCTATGATGACGCCCTCGACGTCGTCGGGATCCACGGGGCGGCCGGGATCGTCGGAATTCTGGCGGCGGGCCTCTTCGCCTCCAAGGCCGTGAATCCAGCCGGGGTGGACGGGCTCTTTTTCGGAAACTCCGCCCTCTTCGGGATCCAAGCGCTGACGGTCTTCGCGGTGGTCGCGTTTGCCTTCATCGGCACCTTTGTGCTCCTCAAGCTGGTCGACGGGGTGATCGGGCTGCGGGTTCCGCCGGAGCAGGAGTCCACCGGCCTGGATCTCAGTCAGCACAACGAGCGGGCGTACTCATAA